The segment aaaattaaaggcttaaattaaaagaaaaacaccaaagtgatgataaataaaactttttaaaaaaatatctatttaacgtttttaaagtttaaaaatttattagaaaaatgtGTTAGAGTTCTAtgactttaaataaatatttatatattttttaaaaaaaaattaagaaaaacacTAAAGTgatgataaataaaactttaaaataaaaaataaaaaaaagggaatagaataaaataaataataattaatttcatttatagcTTGGATTATATTGGATTGTATTAGTCATATTCATAAGctaaaaattgaacaaaaaaatgtatatataaatatttttgcaGGCGGGCAAGTGAAATCCATAAAGCACAGGCTGGACGTAGTGGACGAAAAATCGTTGACTTACAAATACACGGTGTTAGAAGGGGAGCTTTTATCGGACAATATAGACCAAATTTCAAAGGAATTAAAGGTAACGGCGGGACCTGACGGAGGATCCATTTTGAAGAGCGTAAGCATTTACCACACCAAAGGAGACCACCAAATCGACGAGCAGAAGCTCAAGATCGGCGAGGAAAAGGGATTGGGCCTTCTCAAAGCCGCCGAGGCCTACCTCCTGGCCAACCCTGCTGAATATAACTAAatcaaaagtcaaaatatatttcacataatattaatataaataaataaatatatatatataattatatgtatggatttgaatttttatgtgTGTTTAAGCTTCTTATAATAAGGGTTTGATTGTAATTGTGCACGTggggggttttttttttatgcttgtGAGTTGTGATTGTATTTTCAAAGGTGAAAGAATGTTAAGTTGTATTATTAagtttcaataaaataattgaataatgaatttgcTTAATAATGATCCGTGTTTGTCTggattatcaattttttattatttatttaataatttcttaatatagaaaataaaaataaataaataaaaaaactttattgacCTCTTTGGTATGATTTGAATAGATGAGACTATCGAACCTATTCCTTTTAACTTTGTTTGCagaaaatttgtgaattttataaACTATTCGGTATgtcaaaaatttattagaccctatgttgaaagtttagaaataattttttaagatcATAGACCATttgcacaaaaaaaatttgagagttaaactattaaataatatttaaaagttatcAAATCATGCCgatataaaatcaaataagaaaaCCCTAAGAAAGTTTTTACATTAAATTCAGGAACAGAAGGGCAAAGCTTTAAAAAGGgtatatttgtaatatttgttatagggagaggttcattttcttaatttttaaggTATACCCTTGAAGCAAGTTCATTTTTAGGGTATTCTCTCGAGACGGAGGCAGGTTCATTTTTAGGGTATTCCCTCGAGACGGAGACAGGTTCATTTTTAGGGTATTCCCTCGAGACGGAGTCAGGTTCATTTTTAGGGTATCCAATAGAGAACGGGTGAGGTATGTAGCTCAGGAGATTAAAGTATATGGAAAAGGACTACGGGGTCGGGTTTCGAAACCCTCCTCATccaaaacaatctaaaaagGGAAGTAATTTGTCCTCTAACAAAGTGTATCTAAAGGTGGTTGAATTGAGAAGCCAAATGAACCTTCTAAGTAAACCAAAACCTAATCCATGAACCAAATATCTTATTGAGCTGTTTCATCAACTATCACTAGAATTAACCTTCCTaccaaaccctaattcatgcaattattgaaaattaaaaacaataacaaaCCCACTTCCTATCATCCATTCTTTTGTTTAATCCAATCATAAATCATGCGAATTTCAGTTTTCAATTCCAGACTTTTGGCCAATCATAAGATTTTAGGATAAACATAACATGAAGCAAAAAAGTCTAAGCAACTTAAAACAGCTTGAAATCAACATTATTTTCCCAAGAAAGCTTATAAGTTCAAGAGGATGAGGAACAGAATCAATCTATGATTAAGAGTAGCATcattatcatatcatattactAAATGTTGATAAAAACAAGAGCTTCCATCTTTGCATTTATGCACATATATACTTATGGATAATAGAACATTGCATAGTTTACCTAATAACTATTGCCACCTGCTGCAATATCCAAATCAGATCGATCCATCCCGATATAACCTACGCTTGTGGTTCCATACTATAACTGGCATGGTTTCTTCTTCCGACGAACCTATATCCAATCATAACTCATCAAGAATAGTAGACATCAACAGCCCTTGTACAAACTCACATTTCTGAGCCCTCTCCTTTTCATCCCTATTTGAAGCCGCCAACCTTGAGACACTGCTGCCAATTGATAGGTTCAGGTTTCTGATTATGCAAAGAGGAAGACATATTCTATTGATGCGATATGAATTCGGGGGCGGGGGGGTGTTCTTACCTCCTCTCTGAATGAGCCTCGGGATTTTCCTGTGATGTAGTTACTTCGGCTGACGACTGAGACTGCACTCTAGCAGGTTTTCTGAATGTAGGCAGAttagaagtaaaagaaaacaacaaggGATCAGGCTCAGTACTTGTGGGGGCAGAGTGTAAAGAACCACCAAGAAGGGATCTCAAGTTTCCTTCCCTAAGCTCTTTTCTCAGCTTTGAAAATGTCAAATTGGACCCAATTTTTCGCAATCTTCGCTGTCGCTGCACGTAATTTTTAGTCAAGGAAGTGAAACAACTACATATCAGCAAACATAAATTACAAAGGACTGGCCTTAGATTTCAGGAATTGACTTGAGGCTCCATCTGATCCACAAACACCAATAGCTTTGCAGAACATcgtaaattaaattttgctCAGACTTGGGTCATTTTCGAAAGTGATTTTAGCCAAAGTGATTTGTTTATTAAAGATGTATTAAAAACATGttcatatatatcattttaacGTTTAGTTCAACACTTCTAGAAGTAATTTTCAGATAACCAAAACTGGTTTTGAATGATTTAGTTTAAAAACAGAGGTGATCTTCGGGAGTGACAAAAGTGATTATGGTCATTCCAAAACTTGTAATTctagatgaaaaagaaaaggtgatAAATCCTGTGAAAGTTGAGTTGAACAACAGAAGATAAATTAAcacaaatgaaaattaagGATATCTTGAAAAGGCTCCCATGTTGTGAGATGATATGGCCAACAATATCCATCCCCACTTTCTTCGTGCATAGGGGACATACCTGAAATTATAACAACACAATTGTGAGacaaaaattaacaattttgATGGCATCTTCACGATGATCAAGCTATCCAGAGTTATACAAAACGAGGGGGCTAAGCATGTGATTCATATCATTGATCagacaataaaattttgttctctctctaCCTCCTTAGCTATAATGATCTATAGTTTAGATTACTGTAGATTAAGCTGCAGAATCCAGAAATGCAGTTAGATACCTTCATAAAAGGACCTTACAGCCCTAAATAGAGCTGTTAAAGAGGCGAAAACCGAAATCTAAACCAATCGAGACAACAgaatacaaatttataaacccatagttgagggaaaaaaaaaaaaaaaaaaaaaaaaaaaagatgaacagATTTCATTAAGGGGATCAGAATATAACATTACAATTCCACGTTTGTCAGCTTTAATAGTAAGTACATGATAATCTCAACCAAAACAGAATATTTCAGGATTATCAAGACAAAGGCTGTATAGGAACTAATACGATAATTACTTATCACAGGAAGTTGTAGATCGGCCATATTTATgctataaatcaaaataatcaaatcGGCATACCGCGTTCTTGACTTCCACCGGATGCTCCTCATCGACGTGACAATAAAGACCTACGATATCAAAATCCTCGGCGCAAAACGGGCACAAAAACTCAGTCCTCGAATTTTCCTCTTCAATTTCTTCGTGATCTCCTTGGTACACACCTGCATCAAGACgacaaaacaaaacaccaaAAGATAACGCTCATTtccaggaaaaaaaaaaaaaaaatcagagcCAAACAGAGCATTTCTAAAACAAACGAGTCGTTAACGTACCGGAACGAGATCGGTAGCGTCGAGACGATGAAAGTTGAAAAGGAGCATTCCAGGAATCGGCCTCCATCGATTAAACTCTAAATCTTT is part of the Cucurbita pepo subsp. pepo cultivar mu-cu-16 chromosome LG12, ASM280686v2, whole genome shotgun sequence genome and harbors:
- the LOC111807550 gene encoding protein DEHYDRATION-INDUCED 19 homolog 4-like isoform X2, translated to MEADSWNAPFQLSSSRRYRSRSGVYQGDHEEIEEENSRTEFLCPFCAEDFDIVGLYCHVDEEHPVEVKNAVCPLCTKKVGMDIVGHIISQHGSLFKVQRQRRLRKIGSNLTFSKLRKELREGNLRSLLGGSLHSAPTSTEPDPLLFSFTSNLPTFRKPARVQSQSSAEVTTSQENPEAHSERSVSRLAASNRDEKERAQKCEFVQGLLMSTILDEL
- the LOC111807550 gene encoding protein DEHYDRATION-INDUCED 19 homolog 4-like isoform X1, whose amino-acid sequence is MEADSWNAPFQLSSSRRYRSRSGVYQGDHEEIEEENSRTEFLCPFCAEDFDIVGLYCHVDEEHPVEVKNAVCPLCTKKVGMDIVGHIISQHGSLFKVQRQRRLRKIGSNLTFSKLRKELREGNLRSLLGGSLHSAPTSTEPDPLLFSFTSNLPTFRKPARVQSQSSAEVTTSQENPEAHSERSSVSRLAASNRDEKERAQKCEFVQGLLMSTILDEL
- the LOC111807592 gene encoding major allergen Pru ar 1-like; this encodes MGVFTYENEVTTVIPPAKFFKAFILDADRLYPKIVPHQPKTEVVEGDGGPGTIKIITFSHGGQVKSIKHRLDVVDEKSLTYKYTVLEGELLSDNIDQISKELKVTAGPDGGSILKSVSIYHTKGDHQIDEQKLKIGEEKGLGLLKAAEAYLLANPAEYN